A genomic stretch from Corvus cornix cornix isolate S_Up_H32 chromosome 9, ASM73873v5, whole genome shotgun sequence includes:
- the PLAAT1 gene encoding phospholipase A and acyltransferase 1, producing the protein MAHGNRNPKPGDLIEIGRPLYQHWALYVGDGYVINVTPVDEGAPSLFVSTTSIFTRKAKVKKQLLKEVVGDDEWRVNNKYDRSRTPLPVEEIIRRAERWIDREVTYDLLGSNCEHFVTELRYGEGVSDQVRKAVIGTTAAVGGILLAGLATVFVKGLSDNTSRRERKYE; encoded by the exons ATGGCACATGGCAATCGCAACCCCAAGCCTGGGGACCTGATCGAGATCGGCCGGCCACTTTACCAGCACTGGGCCCTCTACGTGGGGGATGGATATGTCATCAACGTGACACCTGTAG atGAAGGAGCCCCATCCCTGTTTGTCAGCACCACATCAATATTCACCAGAAAGGCCAAGGTGAAGAAGCAGCTCCTGAAGGAGGTGGTGGGAGATGATGAATGGCGTGTCAACAACAAGTATGACCGCTCCCGCACTCCTCTCCCAGTGGAGGAGATCATCCGGCGTGCTGAGCGCTGGATTGACAGGGAGGTGACATATGATTTGCTTGGCAGCAACTGTGAGCACTTTGTGACAGAGCTCCGCTATGGAGAGGGAGTCTCTGACCAG GTCAGAAAAGCAGTTATTGGTACTACAGCAGCAGTAGGAGGTATCCTTCTTGCTGGTCTTGCCACCGTTTTTGTGAAGGGCTTGTCTGACAACACAtccaggagagagagaaagtaCGAATAA